Part of the Cryptosporangium arvum DSM 44712 genome, CCCGGCCGTCTCGAGCACCAGCCCGTCGCCGGCCAGCGCCGAGGGCCGCCGATAGACGACCTCCTGGATTCCTGCGGTCATGGATCGGCACGGTACTGACGCCCTCCGACAATTCCTGATCCCGATCGCTGCCGACCGAGACCCGCGGCTGAGCGTCGTCAGCGCACCCGGGTGACGGCCTCGGGCCGGGGTGGGACCGCGTCGGGGTGGAGGATCGCGGCGATGGCTTCGACGCCGTCGATCAGGCGGGGGCCGGGGCGGACGACGAGGCCGTCGGCGTCGATCGCCCAGATCTCGGCGTCCGGGAACCGGTGCGCGATGCCGCGGGCCTGGTCGGTGGCGGCGTCGAGATGGGCGCCGCACGGGCTGACGATCACTACGTCCGGCCGCGCTCCGGTCAGCTCGTCCCAGGTGGTGGCGGCGGAGCGGGCTCCCGGCCGGGCCGCGAGCGGCTCGCCACCGGCGGCGGTCACCAGGTCGGGGATCCAATGCCCGGCCGGGAACGGTGGGTCGATCCACTCGACGACGACCACCCGGGGCCGGGGCCGGGCGGCGACCGCGTCGCGGACGGCGTCCAGCCGGGCCCGGAGCCGGGCGAGCACTGCCTCGGCTCGCTGCGGGACCCCGGCCCGGAGTCCGACGGCGGAGATCGTGCGCAGGACGTCGTCCAGGGAATGTGGATCGAGGGAGAGCACGTCGGCGCGGCACCCGAGGTGGTCGAGGGCCCGTTCGACCTGCCCGGAGGGCAGGGCGCAGACCCGGCAGAGGTCCTGGGTGAGGATCAGGTCCGGCTGCAGGCGCGCCAGCGCACCGGCGTGCAGCGTGTAGACGGCCGGGCCGGCTTCCCGCACGTACGCGTCGATGTCGCCCGGTGTCATCCCGCGGGTGTCGCGCCCGCCGACCACGACCGTCTTCTCGCGGCGGGCGTCCGAGGGCTCGTCGCACTCGAACGTGACCCCGTGGAGCGACTCGCCCAAGCCGAGGGCGTAGACGATTTCGGTCGCTGAGGGAAGCAGGGACACGACGCGCACGTCACCATCCTGCCTCGCCGGGGTCAGCGGTCCCGGTCCGGTCGGGCGTCAGCTCGCGCGGCAGCTGATCTCCATGCCGTCCTCGACCGGGAACGCCACGCTCACGTAGCCGTTGGCCGGGCTGCGCACGTAGCGCAGGTAGTCGGCCATCGAGTCGAAGGTGGTGTCGTCGGCGACCACCAGTGCCCCCGGGGCCAGCCTCGGCTCGAGCGCGCGCAGCACGTCGAGGCAGGCGTCTTTCCACCCGTCCAGCAGCACCAGGCCGATCGGCCCCGGCACGTCGCGCAGCGTCTGACGGGCGTCTCCGGGCAGCAGGGTGACCTGGTCGGCGACGCCGGCCTCGGTGAGGTTGTCGCGGGCGGCGGCCAGCTTCGTGGTGCTCAGTTCGCTGCCGTACACGTGCCCGGTGCCGTTGTCGGCGACCGCGGCGGCGAGGTAGATCGTCGAGATCCCGAAGGAGGTGCCGAACTCGACGACCGTGGTGGGGCGGGCGGAACGCGCGAGGGCGTAGAGGAGGTCGCCGCCGGCCGCGGAGATCGGCATGTAGACCTCCGCCCGCGACTCGGCGCGCTCGTGGTCCGGTGCGGCGAGGAACGCGCGGGGGTCGGCGAGGTCGGTGACCTGCTCGTCGTCGTGCGCGGCGGCGGCGAACAGGCGGTCGAGGACACGGCGGACGGACGGGTGCGTCAAGGTCGTAGTCATTGCCCTAGAGTAGACGCAACGTTGCGTCCACTCTAGGGGGACTGATGGGCGATGGTCACCACGGCAACCGGCACGGCCGCAGCGAGGCCGCACGGGAGGCCGTGCTGGAGGCGGCCGACGACCTGCTCACCGAGCGGGGCTTCGCCGGAGTGACGGTGGAGGGCATCGCGGCGCGCGCCGGAGTCGCGAAACAGACCATCTACCGGTGGTGGCCCTCCAAGGTCGACATCCTCCTCGAAGCCCTCGGGTCCGACCTGGCCCAGCACCTCACCCCGGCCGACCGCGGCCCGATCGCCGAGGATCTGCGTGCCCATCTCCGGGCGCTGGCGCGCTTCCTGACCCGGTCCGATCCGGGAACGGTTCTTCGAGCCCTGGTGGGGCAGGCGCAGCACGACCCGGAGCTGGCGGCGCGGCTGCGGAGCGAGCAGCTGGCCCCGCAGCGTGAGCGCGAGACGGAGCGGCTGCTCCGCGCCGTCGAGGCCGGTGAGCTCCCGGCGGACCTCGATCCGGGGAGCGCCGTCGACCAGCTCGTCGGTCCGGTGTACTACCGGGTTCTGGTCACGGGGGAGGCGGTGCTCCCCGCGTTCACCGACGCGCTCGTCGACGGCTTCCTCCGCGCGCACGGGAGCGTCGAGAAGCCTTCCTGACCAGGTCCGGACGTCACGCCGGCGGTGCGCTCGCCGTGGCCCCGAGTCGGCACACGGGGCGCCCGGGACCGCCGTCGGCAACGGTGACGGCTGGGAGGCACCGGCGTCCCGGCCGTGGTCAGCCCCCGCGGATCCGCAGGTCGATCACCATCTGCGCGGCCTCCGTCATCCCCGCGCGCGGCGGCTCGGATCCCGACGACTCGATCCGCCGGTGGGTCTGCGCGATCGTCGTGACCTCCCGATCCGACAGCGGCAGGGCTTTCCGCGCCCGCAGCGACAGCGCGGTCGGCTGCCATGCGGCGATCCACCGCGAGCGCTCATCGTCGTCCATCTGCTCCCAGGCC contains:
- a CDS encoding ABC transporter substrate-binding protein, which produces MRVVSLLPSATEIVYALGLGESLHGVTFECDEPSDARREKTVVVGGRDTRGMTPGDIDAYVREAGPAVYTLHAGALARLQPDLILTQDLCRVCALPSGQVERALDHLGCRADVLSLDPHSLDDVLRTISAVGLRAGVPQRAEAVLARLRARLDAVRDAVAARPRPRVVVVEWIDPPFPAGHWIPDLVTAAGGEPLAARPGARSAATTWDELTGARPDVVIVSPCGAHLDAATDQARGIAHRFPDAEIWAIDADGLVVRPGPRLIDGVEAIAAILHPDAVPPRPEAVTRVR
- a CDS encoding O-methyltransferase; the encoded protein is MTTTLTHPSVRRVLDRLFAAAAHDDEQVTDLADPRAFLAAPDHERAESRAEVYMPISAAGGDLLYALARSARPTTVVEFGTSFGISTIYLAAAVADNGTGHVYGSELSTTKLAAARDNLTEAGVADQVTLLPGDARQTLRDVPGPIGLVLLDGWKDACLDVLRALEPRLAPGALVVADDTTFDSMADYLRYVRSPANGYVSVAFPVEDGMEISCRAS
- a CDS encoding TetR/AcrR family transcriptional regulator — protein: MGDGHHGNRHGRSEAAREAVLEAADDLLTERGFAGVTVEGIAARAGVAKQTIYRWWPSKVDILLEALGSDLAQHLTPADRGPIAEDLRAHLRALARFLTRSDPGTVLRALVGQAQHDPELAARLRSEQLAPQRERETERLLRAVEAGELPADLDPGSAVDQLVGPVYYRVLVTGEAVLPAFTDALVDGFLRAHGSVEKPS